One Flagellimonas sp. CMM7 genomic region harbors:
- a CDS encoding outer membrane beta-barrel protein: MKKSFILIVLFISIVSATYGQEGFAVKAGFNNVSISVDTGGFFDASDSELGFFVGGGYNFEVCESFDIEPSLLFSFVDDLTSLYLPIMGKYRITDQFNVQAGPQINYLLEDLPDGEFGLDLAFGGGYQIDDNWFVEARYGFQISRGGDFGDAVDINTLTVGAGYRFN, encoded by the coding sequence ATGAAGAAATCATTTATTTTAATTGTACTTTTTATTAGTATTGTGTCTGCAACCTACGGCCAAGAAGGCTTTGCGGTCAAAGCAGGTTTTAATAATGTTTCTATCAGTGTTGATACTGGTGGATTTTTTGATGCCAGTGACAGTGAACTAGGATTTTTTGTTGGTGGAGGTTATAATTTTGAAGTATGTGAAAGCTTTGATATTGAGCCATCCTTACTTTTTAGTTTTGTAGATGATTTAACATCGTTGTACCTTCCTATAATGGGTAAATACAGAATTACGGATCAATTCAACGTTCAAGCTGGTCCTCAAATAAATTATTTGTTAGAAGATCTACCAGATGGTGAATTTGGATTGGACTTAGCGTTTGGAGGCGGTTATCAAATAGATGACAATTGGTTTGTTGAGGCTCGTTATGGTTTTCAGATTTCTAGAGGAGGAGATTTTGGTGATGCTGTAGATATCAATACGCTAACTGTAGGA